One Borrelia puertoricensis genomic window, CCTTCTTTGCATTAGCACCAGCATTATCAGAAGCAAATAATTTACCTGCTTCACCATCACCATTGTCAGTTCTTGCAGTAAGACCATCGGCCTTTTTTTCAGTACCAGCATTATGTTTACCTTCATTTTTAAGTACCACATCTAGAATTGATTTCATTCCACTTACTAATTTATCAACATCCCCACCAGCAGTACCTGCAGCATCACCAGTAGCAACATTAGCAATTGGCTCACTAGCATCAGAACCAATAGCCTCACTAGCAGTTTTAGCACCATCAATTATCTTATTAAGTGTTTCACCAACTAATTTGTTAATAGCAGTCTCTGTAATAGCAGCATTAGGATTATTTTCAGATTTCATATCAGAAACAATTTTCTCAAGAGATGTCTTAGTAGATGAAAGAGTATCATGAATGGTTTTAAAGTAAACAGCAACATCAGACTTTTTAGTATTAGTATTAAAACCTAAAACCCCTCCAACCATATCAGAAAGTGAAGTAAAAACATTTAAGAAATCATTACCTAAACTAATAACTGACTTTAAGAATCTACCCTGAGTATCCTCAGCACTAGTAGTACCACTGCCACAACTGAGAAGTAAAAATAAAGTCATTAATAACGCACATAAAGTAATTCTTTTCATTATCACGTGCCTCCTTATTACTAAAAAAGGCAAAATAAAAACATAGATACTTTAATATTGCAACAACTAAATACAATGAGGAAATTAACAGATATTAATTGTCTTTAACAAAAATTCAAATAATTTTGTAAAAAAATGACTAATATGTAATCAAATAAAGAAAGGGTTTAATAATTCAAATTTATTTATTTAACAATGAATATACTATAGACATTAATGTTAAAAATATTCCTATATTAAGGGTAATAATTGTTCCAAACATCCAACCATGAAGTCTTAATGTACTCTTAAGTTCCATTTTGTTAACATCAATCTTAGTATCAAGTTCATTAAATTTAGTATCTATCTTAGTGTTAAGATTATTTTCAACAGTGTCTATTTTGGTATCCAGGTCTTTAATGTCTGATTTTAATTCACTTCTGACTGTATCTATTTTGGTATCCAGGTCTCTAATATCTGATTTTAAGGTTGTCTCAACCCTTTGAATCTCAGCTTGTAAGCTTAACTCTACAGATTTAATTTCAGCTTGTAATAGTGCTTCAACTTTTTCAAGCTTAAGGTTAAAAGTAGTCTCTAAATACTCAATATCTTTATAAGTAAGCTCATTTTTATAATATCTGTAAGACAAATCAATAGCAATATCTCTATTTATACCAGCTTTAGTAAGTTCTGCTATAACCATTTGTTGAGTAATAACTGGTTGAGCAAGTCCCATAATAACCTCCTTATATAATTATTATATAACATGTTAACTATTAAAAGAACCTTATTTTGGTAAAATGGGCATTAAGGGAGTCAATAAATCTAACATAAAGTATTCAGTCTATTTTTTTTAGTTTACCAAAAAACTTAAATGCAATCTTACTGTCAATCTGTTGTTAAAGGATTACTATCAATACTATTTTAAACCTGAGTATTATTACAAAATATAAATAAAAGGAAAACGAATCTCATGAATAGAGAAATAGTTTTCCTAAAATGACTTTATTTAGATTATTTAATAGATAATTTATTTAGTAGCAGCATGTTAAATCGAACTAGTTTCAGTAGTAATCTCAGAGTACTGTATTCCTTTAACAGTTTCTCTTATCTTATCTAGATGGCTTACTACTGTTTTTCTAATTATCAAGTCAAGTATTCCTAATACCTTATTTACAGCACTCACAGCAGCTGATTTAACTATTTCTGCATCTGCAGCATTAGCACCAAATTTACCACCCTTAGTCATAGCCTTAAGAGCAACAGCAGCTGCTAGGTCAGCATTGGTTTCTGCAGTTCCATTATCATTCTGAGTATTACCACCAAGAGCAAGTGGACCAGATTCTGCACCAGCAGCATCAACAGCATTTCCATCGATTTTAGCATTTTTAATCTTATCAATCATAGCCCATGAATCTGCCTTAGCTACCTCTTCAGCAAATTTAGCACCCGTATTAGCATCAGCAGCAGCATTGTGAATCACTACTTTAAGTCCATTAGCATTTTCTACCTGACCACCAGCATCTCCAGTATGAATCTTTCTCCATACTTTTCGGCAGCATCAATAATAGCTTTAACCTCTGCAATAATAGCTTCAACACTAGGTTTATCAGCAGCAACTGCAGCATTAGCTACATTATCACCAATTGGGCTAGCATCATTAGTTACACCAGATAATTTAATTACAGAGTCAATTAGTTTTCCAAAAACATCATTTGCTCCTTTAATAGCATCCTTAACTATTTAATTGTACTCCCATTAGCATTTTTTTTGCACCAGATATTTCCCCTGATAGCTCTTTTATCTTATCAAAGTGTTCACCAACTCTACTTTTATTGTCACCGGATTTAACTGCTGTAAGTCCCAAAGCATCTCCAATAGCATTACCAAAAATGCCAAAAATCTCTTGAAATCCTTGACCTATCTTAACTAATGAATTTAAAAACGTGGTTTTAGGATTTTCCATCTTAGTACTCCCACTGCCACAGCTAAGAAGTAAAAGTAAGTAATCTTAAGTTATTATTAAGAGACAAAACAAGATAAAACCAATGAACAAATATTGGTCTAAAAGACAAAAGAAATCTAAAGGAAGTAAAAAAAGAAATAAAAAGAACAAAAAAAGCTAAGAGAAGAAAACTCTTAGCTTATTATTTATAGACTTTATTTTATAAGAAAATTACTATTAATTAAAAACTAATCTTATAACAACAATTTATCCCTTGGTTAAGGTTTAGTAGAAGTTGTAAGCTCATTAATAGCAGACGTTACTGCAGCTTCAGCAGCCGTTAACAATGCATCAATTGCTGTATTCAACTTATCTAGTTCTTCAGCTCCTTTATCTCCATTAGGCTGACTAGTTCTATCTATAGCTTTTTGTGCATTATCTTTAGTAGCAGCTCCTTGATCAACCCCTAACTCAGCATGTTTGCTCTTGAGTTTATCCAAAAATGCTTTAGTTGCAGTTGTAAAACTAATTACTTTCTCATCCAAAATTTGTTCTTTAAAAGAGTCCAAAACGCTTAAAGCTTTTGATTTCTTATCTATATCTAACACAATACTATAAACTCCTGACATCAATGAAGTATTTTTATCAGTACTACCATCATCAGTAAGAGTACCATCATTATGAATTTTTTTCCCAATAGCTTTAGCGAGCTCATCAATAGACTTAACTAAAGAATGAACCTCTTTAACACTCTTAGCAAAAGCAACAGTGTCTGTTATGTGCTTAGTTATTTTAACTAGGTCAATAACAGTGCCATCAGATTTAGCTACTTCATCCTCTTTAAGATCTTTTCCTGAAGTATTACAAGAAATAAGCAAAAATAAAGTCATTAATAACGCACATAAAGTAATTCTTTTCATTATCACGTGCCTCCTTTTTTATTCAAGGGGAAGCTAGACATAACTAAAAGGAAAACGAATCTCATGAATAGAGAAATAGTTTTCCTCAAATGACTTTATTTAGTTATGCATATTTTATTGATAATTATTTATTATTGCTGACTACCAGTTGTTGCATCTGTAGGTGTAGTAAAATCTGCAGACTTATCTTCTTGTGTAACTGCAGCAAGAGCATCGCTTATTGACTTTAACCCACTATCAACAGTATCTCTTATTGCTATTATTAGAGTGCTTAAAGTCTTACTTACTGCACTTGATACTGCCCCATTAACTGCATTAGCAGATTTCTCTTCACCGGTTTTAGCCACAAATTTGCCATCTTTTGCCATAGCCCTAAGGGCTATACCCGCAGCAATAACCGCATCCTTTTGATCTGCTTTAAACTCTTTAGCCTCTTTCTTGGCAATAGCAATCTCAGCAGCATTCTTTGCATTTTCAATTCCAACCTCACCAGCAACATCCCCAGATTTAGCAATAGCTTGCAATATGTCAGTACCAGTTACAGCCCCAATAGAAGCACTAGCTGCAGCAGCATGTGCTTCTGTACCA contains:
- the bdr gene encoding Bdr family repetitive protein, with product MGLAQPVITQQMVIAELTKAGINRDIAIDLSYRYYKNELTYKDIEYLETTFNLKLEKVEALLQAEIKSVELSLQAEIQRVETTLKSDIRDLDTKIDTVRSELKSDIKDLDTKIDTVENNLNTKIDTKFNELDTKIDVNKMELKSTLRLHGWMFGTIITLNIGIFLTLMSIVYSLLNK
- a CDS encoding Vsp/OspC family lipoprotein, encoding MKRITLCALLMTLFLLISCNTSGKDLKEDEVAKSDGTVIDLVKITKHITDTVAFAKSVKEVHSLVKSIDELAKAIGKKIHNDGTLTDDGSTDKNTSLMSGVYSIVLDIDKKSKALSVLDSFKEQILDEKVISFTTATKAFLDKLKSKHAELGVDQGAATKDNAQKAIDRTSQPNGDKGAEELDKLNTAIDALLTAAEAAVTSAINELTTSTKP
- a CDS encoding variable large family protein, translating into MKRITLCALLMTLFLLLSCGSGTTSAEDTQGRFLKSVISLGNDFLNVFTSLSDMVGGVLGFNTNTKKSDVAVYFKTIHDTLSSTKTSLEKIVSDMKSENNPNAAITETAINKLVGETLNKIIDGAKTASEAIGSDASEPIANVATGDAAGTAGGDVDKLVSGMKSILDVVLKNEGKHNAGTEKKADGLTARTDNGDGEAGKLFASDNAGANAKKAAADAAKAVGAVTGADILQSMVKNGTNAAADAAKANAKDGTIAGAIALRAMAKGGKFAGKSDAEYAPEVKGVAVSAVNKALGTLTIAIRNTIDSGLKTVKEAMKINPTDTPLTTDNQTPETKGQ